A genomic region of Mycobacterium sp. Aquia_213 contains the following coding sequences:
- a CDS encoding acyl-CoA dehydrogenase has product MSTHKPPAFSREDPLGLDASLSSDEIAVRDTVRKFCAEHVIPYIAEWFEIGDLPVRQLGKQFGELGLLGMHLEGYGCGGSSSVHYGLACTELEAADSGLRSMVSVQGSLAMFAIWNFGSEEQKQQWLPGMATGELLGCFGLTEPDAGSDPAAMTTHARRDGSDWVLNGRKMWITNGSVADVAVVWANTDDGIRGFIVPTRTAGFTANTIHHKLSLRASITSELVLDDVRLPADAMLPDAKGLRGPLSCLSEARYGIVWGSMGAARSAWQAALEYATQRTQFGRPIAGFQLTQAKLVDMAVELHKGQLLSLHLGRLKDSVGLRPEQVSFGKLNNTREALKICRTARTILGGNGISLEYPIIRHMVNLESVLTYEGTPEMHQLVLGQAFTGSDAFR; this is encoded by the coding sequence ATGAGCACACACAAACCTCCCGCGTTCAGCCGAGAAGACCCTCTTGGCCTCGACGCTTCGCTGTCCAGCGATGAGATCGCGGTTCGCGACACGGTCAGAAAATTCTGCGCCGAGCACGTCATCCCGTACATCGCGGAGTGGTTCGAGATCGGTGATCTGCCGGTGCGCCAACTGGGCAAACAGTTCGGCGAGCTTGGGCTGCTCGGCATGCACCTGGAGGGCTACGGATGCGGCGGGTCGTCGTCGGTGCACTACGGCCTGGCGTGTACCGAGCTGGAGGCCGCCGACTCCGGGCTCCGGTCGATGGTCTCGGTGCAGGGATCGCTGGCGATGTTCGCGATCTGGAACTTCGGCTCCGAGGAACAAAAGCAGCAGTGGCTGCCCGGCATGGCGACCGGCGAACTGCTCGGCTGCTTCGGGCTCACCGAACCCGACGCCGGATCCGACCCCGCGGCGATGACAACCCATGCGCGACGGGATGGTTCGGACTGGGTGCTCAACGGCCGCAAGATGTGGATCACCAACGGTTCGGTCGCCGACGTCGCGGTCGTGTGGGCCAACACCGACGACGGGATCCGCGGATTCATCGTCCCGACCCGCACCGCGGGCTTCACCGCCAACACGATTCACCACAAACTCTCGCTGCGGGCCTCGATCACCAGCGAGCTGGTGCTCGACGACGTGCGGTTGCCCGCCGACGCGATGCTGCCCGACGCCAAGGGGCTGCGCGGGCCGCTGTCCTGCTTGTCCGAGGCGCGCTACGGCATCGTCTGGGGATCGATGGGGGCGGCACGCTCGGCCTGGCAGGCCGCACTCGAATACGCGACGCAACGCACCCAGTTCGGCCGGCCGATCGCGGGATTCCAGTTGACCCAGGCGAAACTCGTCGACATGGCCGTCGAATTGCACAAGGGACAGCTGCTGTCGCTGCATCTGGGACGCCTCAAGGACAGCGTCGGGCTACGCCCCGAACAGGTCAGCTTCGGCAAACTCAACAACACCCGCGAGGCGCTCAAAATCTGCCGGACCGCTCGAACCATATTGGGCGGCAACGGGATATCGCTGGAATACCCGATTATCCGGCACATGGTCAACCTGGAGTCGGTGCTGACCTACGAGGGCACGCCCGAGATGCATCAACTCGTGCTCGGCCAGGCATTCACCGGTAGCGACGCCTTCCGCTGA
- a CDS encoding serine hydrolase domain-containing protein — protein sequence MGLRHLRHIAALVIACVLVAGCAPKSPPTPLQAGSADQAKADAVLRVVGNFMTQAHLKAAIVRVTVDGKEVVTQAVGDSMTGVPATTDMHFRNGAVAISYVSTLLLKLVDQKKLSLDDRLSKWLPDFPNAGRVTLGQLAQMTSGYPDYILGNDQFDNESYANPFQQWTTQDMLAQISGRPLLYEPGTNWNYAHTNYVLLGLALEKATGQDMPTLLQNEVLGPLGLKHTANSDTAEIPWPVLHAFSSERRQALKIPAGTPFYEESTYWNPSWTITHGAIQTTNIDDMEATAVGIGSGKLLSADSYKKMVSTALRGKTHAQPGCPTCFDQSEGYTYGLGIIISGDWLMQNPLFSGCAGVEAYLPAQKIAIAVAVTYAPEAFDDQGNYSNQADILFRKIGAVMAPNAAPPMPPGR from the coding sequence ATGGGCCTCCGGCATCTGCGTCACATCGCGGCTCTGGTCATCGCCTGCGTGCTCGTGGCGGGTTGTGCACCCAAGTCGCCACCGACACCCCTGCAGGCGGGCTCGGCCGACCAGGCCAAGGCCGACGCCGTGCTGCGGGTGGTCGGAAACTTCATGACGCAGGCGCACCTGAAGGCCGCGATCGTTCGTGTCACGGTGGACGGCAAGGAGGTGGTCACCCAGGCCGTCGGCGACTCGATGACCGGGGTGCCGGCCACCACCGACATGCACTTCCGCAACGGCGCGGTCGCGATCTCCTACGTGTCGACGTTGCTGCTCAAGCTGGTCGACCAAAAGAAGCTGAGCCTTGACGACCGGTTGTCGAAGTGGCTGCCCGACTTCCCCAACGCCGGGCGCGTCACGCTGGGGCAACTGGCGCAGATGACGTCCGGTTACCCGGACTACATCCTGGGCAACGACCAGTTCGACAATGAGTCGTACGCAAACCCGTTCCAGCAGTGGACAACTCAAGACATGCTCGCGCAGATCTCCGGGCGCCCGCTGCTCTACGAGCCGGGAACAAACTGGAACTACGCGCACACCAACTACGTGCTGCTCGGGCTGGCGCTGGAGAAGGCCACCGGTCAGGACATGCCGACACTGCTACAGAACGAGGTGCTGGGCCCGCTCGGCCTTAAGCACACGGCGAACTCCGATACCGCCGAAATCCCCTGGCCCGTCCTGCACGCGTTCAGCTCCGAGCGGCGCCAGGCGCTCAAAATCCCTGCGGGGACACCGTTTTACGAAGAGTCCACGTACTGGAACCCGTCCTGGACCATTACCCATGGCGCGATTCAGACCACCAACATCGACGACATGGAAGCCACCGCTGTCGGGATCGGCTCGGGCAAGCTGCTCTCGGCGGACTCGTACAAGAAGATGGTGTCGACCGCGCTACGCGGCAAGACGCACGCCCAACCGGGCTGCCCGACCTGCTTCGACCAAAGCGAGGGCTACACCTACGGTCTGGGAATCATCATCTCCGGCGATTGGCTGATGCAGAACCCACTGTTCTCCGGGTGCGCCGGTGTCGAGGCCTATCTGCCGGCCCAGAAGATCGCGATCGCCGTCGCGGTCACGTACGCCCCGGAGGCATTCGACGACCAGGGCAACTACAGTAATCAGG